One segment of Stenotrophomonas sp. SAU14A_NAIMI4_8 DNA contains the following:
- a CDS encoding ATP-dependent helicase, with protein MDSLQNFHPATRDWFRSTFAASTPVQDQAWASIAAGQHTLVVAPTGSGKTLAAFLYAIDQVFAERDGDARRDPAAMPVARTRVLYLSPIKALGSDVQRNLQVPLQGISARRSERGDPAVALTVAMRTGDTSSSDRARLLRRPPDILITTPESLYLMLTSQAREILRDVHTVILDEIHAVAGGKRGSHLALSLERLDALLQVPAQRIGLSATVRPVQGVAAFLGGDRPVQVVQPPSQRQLQLKIVVPVEDMTDLAMHGPAQGRGAGTRVGSIWPHVEASILDNVMQHRSTIVFANSRGVAERLTARLNELHAERTSVGIAGDTEVAAATAYGSFTGSTVNRVTAPDAVIARSHHGSVSKEQRAAIEQALKTGELRCVVATSSLELGIDMGLVDLVIQVAAPPSVSSALQRVGRAGHQVGGMSRGLLYPRTRRDLVDAAVVVDSMLEGRIEAIDPPRNPLDVLAQQTVAAVAMEPLDAEAWFARVCRAAPYRTLPRSAFDAVLDMLAGRYPSDEFAGFRPRLVWDRKTGTLTARPGARQLAVTSGGTIPDRGMYAVVLPEGEEQAGSRRVGELDEEMVHESRVNDVITLGATSWRIDQITLDQVVVTPAPGRSARLPFWRGEGMGRPAELGQATGAFLAELEADPRAAGEPSPALRARLRGRGLDDSAIGNMLALVAEQQQATGVLPTDLRLVVERCRDELGDWRVMLHSPYGRRVHDPWALAVAARLREQAGIDPAVVASDDGIIVRLPDRSGAAPGADVFLFDAASLRHTITLSVTGSALFAARFRECASRALLLPRRTPGKRSPLWQQRLRAGQLLEIARGHEGFPILVETARECLQDVYDLDALDALMLRVQAGQVQVVEVETAVPSPFAADLLFGYVAEFMYEADVPLAERRASVLSLDSGLLAELLGQVDLGELLDDEVVATVARELQRLDPPRHARGSEGVADLLRELGPLPASDIAQRITEPTQVAAWLQALQAAGRAIRVTIAGVEQWAAVEDAARLRDALGIDPPADIAGVFLASVVDPLGDLLGRHARHAGPFSSGSVAARFGLGVAVVDDALQVLQEQGRIIRGRFGLDLRQPADNAAPPSPRAAHQWVAADVLQRLRLRSLQAAREATRPVPVEAYVGVLLEGQGVLPKATPGSDSEAVLQVIGQLAGLPLPASLWEQQVLPARVPGYTPALLDELLATGTVLWAGHGRLGDDDGWVSLHLRDHAAETLPLMDSDAIPSPMQQAILQVLAAGGAFFARQLAMQVQPHPADAGSAGEDFQTALWQLAWRGQISSDLWAPLRALDGVRPARARPMPVSRRRHGFAFAPLATGTAGLALASSAGPTLAGRWSLLPQERANDTVRALAQTEALLDRYTVLTRSAAMSEAVAGGFPALRPVLRSMEDAGQLLRGRFVQGMGGAQFAQRADIDHLRACAERAGGAGGWVALSALDPANPFGSLLPWPQALAGSRPVRRAGAMVVIGEGRLQLYLPQGGRQLSSWIDDTDTDAAARWTAAAQALAVGLRRGRRLSFTLQRINAEPVHRGLAVDALRAAGFSSEPRGLGWNG; from the coding sequence TTGGATTCCCTGCAGAACTTCCATCCCGCCACGCGTGACTGGTTCCGTTCCACCTTCGCGGCATCGACGCCGGTGCAGGACCAGGCATGGGCATCGATCGCCGCAGGCCAGCACACGCTGGTGGTCGCGCCCACCGGGTCGGGAAAGACGCTGGCGGCTTTCCTGTATGCGATCGACCAGGTGTTCGCCGAACGCGATGGCGATGCTCGCCGCGATCCTGCGGCCATGCCCGTGGCGCGCACGCGCGTGCTGTACCTGTCGCCGATCAAGGCGCTGGGCAGCGATGTGCAGCGCAACCTGCAGGTGCCGCTGCAGGGCATCAGTGCGCGCCGCAGTGAACGCGGCGACCCGGCCGTTGCGCTTACCGTGGCCATGCGCACCGGCGATACCAGCAGCAGCGACCGCGCGCGGCTGCTGCGGCGTCCGCCGGACATCCTGATCACCACGCCCGAGTCGCTGTACCTGATGCTGACCTCACAGGCGCGGGAGATTCTGCGCGATGTGCATACGGTCATCCTCGATGAGATCCATGCCGTGGCCGGCGGCAAGCGAGGCTCGCACCTTGCCCTCAGCCTGGAACGGCTGGATGCCTTGCTGCAGGTGCCCGCACAGCGCATCGGCCTGTCTGCTACGGTGCGCCCGGTGCAGGGCGTGGCCGCCTTCCTTGGCGGCGATCGCCCGGTGCAGGTGGTGCAACCGCCTTCGCAGCGGCAGTTGCAGCTGAAGATCGTGGTGCCGGTGGAGGACATGACCGACCTGGCCATGCACGGCCCGGCGCAAGGGCGCGGGGCCGGCACACGCGTGGGGTCGATCTGGCCGCACGTGGAGGCCAGCATCCTCGACAACGTGATGCAGCATCGCTCAACGATCGTCTTTGCCAATTCGCGCGGCGTGGCCGAACGGCTCACCGCGCGGCTCAACGAGCTGCATGCCGAGCGCACGAGTGTGGGAATCGCGGGCGACACCGAAGTGGCGGCCGCAACCGCCTACGGATCATTTACCGGCAGCACGGTGAACCGCGTCACGGCACCCGACGCGGTGATCGCGCGCTCGCACCATGGCTCGGTGTCCAAGGAGCAGCGCGCCGCCATCGAGCAGGCGTTGAAGACGGGTGAACTGCGCTGCGTCGTAGCGACGTCCAGCCTCGAGCTGGGCATCGACATGGGCCTGGTGGATCTGGTCATCCAGGTTGCGGCGCCGCCGTCGGTGTCCAGTGCACTGCAGCGGGTGGGGCGTGCGGGGCACCAGGTGGGCGGTATGTCGCGCGGCCTGCTCTACCCGCGCACGCGACGTGACCTGGTCGATGCCGCCGTGGTGGTGGACAGCATGCTGGAGGGCCGCATCGAAGCCATCGATCCACCGCGCAACCCGCTTGATGTGCTGGCCCAGCAGACCGTTGCCGCGGTGGCGATGGAGCCACTCGATGCAGAGGCCTGGTTTGCACGGGTCTGCCGCGCCGCGCCTTACCGCACGCTGCCCCGCAGTGCCTTCGACGCGGTGCTGGACATGTTGGCCGGGCGCTATCCTTCCGACGAATTCGCGGGCTTCCGCCCCCGCCTGGTGTGGGACCGGAAGACAGGCACGTTGACCGCGCGCCCCGGTGCCCGGCAGTTGGCGGTCACCAGTGGCGGCACCATCCCGGACCGCGGCATGTACGCGGTGGTGCTGCCCGAGGGCGAGGAGCAGGCCGGCTCGCGTCGGGTGGGTGAGCTGGACGAGGAGATGGTGCACGAGTCGCGGGTGAACGATGTCATCACCCTTGGCGCCACGTCCTGGCGCATCGACCAGATCACCCTCGACCAGGTCGTGGTGACGCCCGCGCCCGGGCGCTCGGCGCGGCTGCCATTCTGGCGGGGCGAGGGCATGGGGCGCCCGGCCGAGCTGGGGCAGGCCACCGGCGCGTTCCTGGCCGAACTGGAAGCTGATCCGCGTGCCGCTGGCGAGCCGTCACCGGCGCTGCGGGCCCGGCTGCGCGGGCGTGGCCTGGATGACAGTGCGATCGGCAACATGCTGGCGCTTGTGGCCGAGCAGCAGCAGGCGACCGGCGTGCTGCCGACCGACCTGCGCCTGGTGGTCGAGCGCTGCCGCGATGAACTGGGCGATTGGCGCGTCATGCTGCATTCGCCCTACGGGCGTCGCGTGCACGACCCCTGGGCGCTGGCAGTGGCCGCGCGGCTGCGCGAGCAGGCGGGCATCGACCCGGCCGTGGTGGCCAGTGACGATGGCATCATCGTGCGCCTGCCTGACCGCAGCGGGGCGGCGCCGGGCGCGGACGTCTTTCTGTTCGACGCGGCCAGCCTGCGCCACACCATCACGCTGTCGGTCACCGGCTCGGCGTTGTTCGCCGCCCGTTTCCGTGAGTGCGCCTCGCGCGCCCTGCTGCTGCCGCGCCGCACGCCGGGCAAGCGCTCGCCGTTGTGGCAGCAGCGCCTGCGTGCGGGGCAGTTGCTGGAGATCGCGCGTGGCCACGAGGGCTTCCCCATCCTGGTCGAGACCGCGCGCGAATGCCTGCAGGATGTCTACGACCTGGACGCGCTGGATGCGCTGATGCTGCGCGTGCAGGCCGGCCAGGTGCAGGTGGTCGAGGTGGAGACCGCCGTGCCGTCGCCCTTCGCGGCGGACCTGTTGTTCGGCTATGTCGCCGAGTTCATGTACGAAGCCGACGTGCCCCTGGCTGAACGACGCGCATCGGTGCTGTCGCTGGACAGTGGCCTGCTCGCCGAGCTGCTGGGCCAGGTCGACCTCGGTGAGCTGCTGGACGATGAGGTGGTGGCCACCGTCGCCCGTGAACTGCAGCGCTTGGACCCGCCCCGCCATGCGCGTGGCAGCGAAGGCGTGGCCGACCTGCTGCGCGAGCTTGGCCCATTGCCGGCCAGCGACATCGCCCAGCGCATCACCGAACCCACGCAGGTGGCGGCCTGGCTGCAGGCGTTGCAGGCTGCTGGGCGTGCCATCCGCGTGACCATTGCCGGTGTTGAACAGTGGGCAGCGGTGGAGGACGCTGCGCGGTTGCGCGATGCCCTCGGGATCGACCCGCCGGCGGACATTGCCGGGGTATTTCTGGCATCGGTGGTGGATCCACTGGGTGACCTGCTCGGCCGACACGCGCGCCACGCTGGGCCCTTCAGCAGCGGCAGCGTGGCGGCCCGTTTCGGATTGGGCGTGGCGGTGGTGGATGACGCGCTGCAGGTGTTGCAGGAGCAGGGCCGGATCATCCGTGGTCGCTTCGGCCTTGATCTTCGCCAGCCGGCCGACAATGCCGCACCGCCTTCGCCGCGCGCGGCCCATCAATGGGTGGCCGCCGATGTGCTGCAGCGGTTGCGGCTGCGCTCGCTGCAGGCCGCCCGCGAGGCAACGCGGCCGGTACCGGTGGAAGCCTACGTGGGCGTATTGCTGGAAGGGCAGGGCGTGCTGCCGAAGGCCACACCGGGCAGCGACAGCGAGGCCGTGCTGCAGGTGATTGGACAACTGGCGGGCCTGCCACTGCCGGCATCGCTGTGGGAGCAGCAGGTGCTGCCTGCGCGGGTGCCCGGTTACACGCCTGCGCTGCTGGATGAACTGCTGGCCACCGGTACGGTGCTCTGGGCCGGCCACGGCCGGCTGGGCGATGATGATGGATGGGTGTCGCTGCACCTGCGGGACCATGCGGCCGAAACCCTGCCGCTCATGGACAGCGATGCCATCCCATCGCCGATGCAGCAGGCCATCCTGCAGGTGCTGGCCGCAGGCGGTGCGTTCTTCGCCCGGCAACTGGCGATGCAGGTACAGCCGCATCCCGCCGATGCAGGCAGTGCAGGCGAGGATTTCCAGACGGCGCTGTGGCAGCTGGCATGGCGCGGGCAGATCAGCAGTGACCTGTGGGCACCGCTGCGCGCGCTCGACGGCGTGCGCCCGGCGCGGGCGCGGCCGATGCCCGTGTCCCGCCGCCGCCATGGCTTTGCCTTCGCGCCCCTGGCGACGGGCACCGCAGGACTGGCGCTGGCCAGCAGCGCGGGGCCGACGCTGGCCGGGCGCTGGTCGCTGCTGCCACAGGAGCGGGCCAATGACACGGTGCGTGCGCTGGCGCAGACCGAGGCGCTGCTGGACCGCTACACGGTGCTCACCCGCAGCGCGGCGATGAGCGAGGCCGTGGCCGGCGGCTTCCCGGCACTGCGGCCGGTGCTGCGCAGCATGGAGGACGCAGGGCAGCTGCTGCGCGGGCGCTTCGTGCAGGGGATGGGCGGTGCCCAGTTCGCCCAGCGCGCAGACATCGACCACCTGCGTGCCTGTGCCGAGCGTGCGGGCGGCGCTGGCGGATGGGTTGCGCTGTCCGCGCTGGATCCGGCCAACCCGTTCGGCAGCCTGTTGCCTTGGCCCCAGGCCCTGGCCGGGTCGAGGCCGGTGCGACGCGCCGGGGCGATGGTGGTGATCGGTGAAGGTCGGCTGCAGCTGTACCTGCCGCAAGGGGGCCGCCAGCTGTCCAGTTGGATCGATGACACCGACACCGACGCTGCAGCGCGCTGGACGGCGGCGGCACAGGCGCTGGCCGTCGGCCTGCGGCGCGGCCGGCGGCTGTCCTTCACGCTGCAGCGGATCAATGCCGAGCCGGTCCACCGCGGCCTTGCCGTGGACGCCCTGCGCGCGGCGGGGTTCAGCAGTGAGCCGCGCGGGCTGGGCTGGAACGGCTGA
- a CDS encoding LuxR family transcriptional regulator has translation MKLLSAVLLSALSLQAGAASAADASPSPLLGRWSLDISTSALPEAQRPKQVVLEFKDAGGGRWSSHVDIVLHDGKTMKSDGTLSLDGTPGPLSGTYGADQANLKLPSPSTLVMQLVDHGAPASTRIYTIAADPSTMTETKAFYTHEGTPILQTNLFRRLP, from the coding sequence ATGAAGCTGTTGTCCGCTGTGCTGCTGTCCGCGCTGTCACTGCAGGCCGGTGCTGCTTCCGCTGCCGATGCCTCCCCGTCGCCACTGCTGGGCCGCTGGTCGCTGGACATCTCCACGTCGGCCCTGCCGGAAGCGCAGCGTCCGAAGCAGGTGGTGCTGGAATTCAAGGATGCCGGTGGCGGCCGCTGGAGCTCGCACGTGGACATCGTGCTGCACGATGGCAAGACCATGAAGTCCGATGGCACGCTGTCGCTGGATGGCACTCCGGGCCCGCTGTCGGGCACCTACGGCGCCGACCAGGCCAACCTCAAGCTGCCATCGCCCTCCACCTTGGTGATGCAGCTGGTCGACCATGGCGCCCCCGCGTCCACGCGCATCTACACGATCGCGGCCGACCCTTCGACGATGACCGAGACCAAGGCGTTCTACACCCACGAGGGCACGCCGATCCTGCAGACCAACCTGTTCCGGCGCCTGCCCTGA
- a CDS encoding phospholipase C, phosphocholine-specific, protein MTDIGRRRLLQAGVAAGLSPLLPSIARAAAIAPAAHTRSLQDLQHIVVFMQENRSFDHYFGTLPGVRGFGDRFVAPAPPLAGAEGPRTLWLQPDADGNRAIAPFALDTARHFGYMRVEGTPHTWPDAQRAWDHGRMAHWPQAKQNHSMGYFQRADLPFQFALAEAFTVCDAYHCAMQAGTNPNRVFLWTGHNDAFARAGGPVIANSHDNFPEYGGHAQSYHWASYVERLQQAGVSWQIYQDMDDNFTDNPLAGFEAFRQAYRGAEGHDPQLRRRAVSSRGLAQLRQDVIDGTLPQVSFIIADAAGSEHPGPSSPAQGAAYTARVLDALTADPEVWSRTALLLMFDENDGFFDHMPPPAPPSAQGDGWAGASAVSTEGEYHLHPAPGDEKYDDADLRGRPYGMGPRVPLYVISPWSRGGWVDSQVYDHTSVLRLIERRFGVACPDISPWRRAVSGDLVNAFDFAQRDTRPFVHALPDVSAVAARAATLPGRTVPALPDDLQPARQERGVRPARALPYRPQVQVQSRDADSVTLALSCEGAAAVLHVYDRLRLEQIPRRYTLLPGRPLQDHWPLDAQGRYDLWVLGPNGFHRHFQGNASAPALQAWVQHSDAKLRLSLRNPGTTAQTVRVSAGAYAGHMPEQTLSLAAGAEQVLDWNAAPTAGWYDLHLQAGEQQLRLAGRAEDGRPGSSDPAMGSQPLRFEHG, encoded by the coding sequence GTGACTGATATCGGCCGACGCCGGTTGTTGCAGGCCGGCGTGGCTGCCGGCCTTTCCCCGCTGCTGCCCAGCATTGCCCGCGCCGCGGCGATCGCCCCGGCCGCGCATACGCGCAGCCTGCAGGACCTGCAGCACATCGTGGTGTTCATGCAGGAAAACCGGTCGTTCGACCACTACTTCGGCACCCTGCCGGGCGTGCGCGGTTTCGGTGATCGGTTCGTAGCGCCGGCACCGCCACTGGCCGGGGCCGAGGGGCCGCGCACGCTGTGGCTGCAGCCCGATGCCGACGGCAACCGGGCGATCGCGCCCTTCGCGCTGGATACGGCCCGGCACTTCGGCTACATGCGCGTGGAAGGCACCCCGCATACCTGGCCCGATGCGCAGCGCGCCTGGGACCACGGGCGCATGGCGCACTGGCCCCAGGCCAAGCAGAACCACTCGATGGGCTACTTCCAGCGGGCCGACCTGCCGTTCCAGTTCGCCCTGGCCGAAGCGTTCACCGTCTGCGATGCCTACCACTGCGCCATGCAGGCGGGTACCAACCCGAACCGCGTGTTCCTGTGGACCGGCCACAACGATGCCTTTGCCCGGGCCGGTGGCCCGGTCATCGCCAATTCCCACGACAACTTCCCCGAGTACGGCGGCCACGCGCAGTCGTATCACTGGGCCAGCTACGTGGAACGCCTGCAGCAGGCCGGCGTGTCCTGGCAGATCTACCAGGACATGGACGACAACTTCACCGACAACCCGCTGGCCGGCTTCGAAGCGTTCCGCCAGGCCTACCGCGGCGCCGAAGGACATGACCCGCAGCTGCGCCGCCGTGCGGTCAGCAGCCGCGGGCTGGCGCAGCTGCGCCAGGATGTGATCGACGGGACGTTGCCGCAGGTCAGCTTCATCATTGCCGACGCCGCCGGCAGCGAGCATCCCGGACCGTCCAGCCCCGCCCAGGGCGCGGCCTACACCGCGCGCGTGCTCGATGCGCTGACCGCCGATCCTGAGGTGTGGAGCCGTACCGCGCTGCTGCTGATGTTCGACGAGAACGACGGCTTCTTCGACCACATGCCGCCGCCGGCACCGCCATCCGCGCAGGGCGATGGCTGGGCCGGCGCCTCTGCGGTCAGCACCGAAGGCGAATACCACCTGCACCCGGCACCGGGCGATGAGAAGTACGACGACGCCGACCTGCGCGGCCGCCCCTATGGCATGGGACCGCGCGTGCCCCTGTACGTGATTTCGCCGTGGAGCCGCGGCGGCTGGGTCGACTCGCAGGTGTACGACCACACCTCGGTGCTGCGCCTGATCGAGCGCCGCTTCGGCGTGGCCTGCCCGGACATCTCACCGTGGCGGCGTGCGGTCAGTGGCGATCTGGTCAACGCATTCGACTTCGCCCAGCGCGATACCCGGCCGTTCGTGCATGCCCTGCCCGATGTCAGCGCGGTGGCCGCCCGCGCCGCCACCCTGCCCGGACGTACCGTGCCGGCATTGCCGGACGATCTGCAGCCGGCGCGGCAGGAACGCGGCGTGCGTCCGGCACGCGCGCTGCCCTATCGACCGCAGGTGCAGGTGCAATCGCGCGATGCCGACAGCGTCACGCTGGCACTGTCGTGCGAAGGCGCCGCTGCGGTGCTGCACGTGTACGACCGCCTGCGGCTGGAACAGATTCCGCGGCGCTACACGCTGCTGCCAGGGCGCCCGCTGCAGGACCACTGGCCGCTGGATGCACAGGGGCGCTACGACCTGTGGGTGCTGGGCCCGAACGGTTTCCATCGCCACTTCCAGGGAAATGCGAGTGCGCCTGCGCTGCAGGCGTGGGTGCAGCACAGCGACGCCAAGCTGCGGCTGTCGTTGCGCAATCCGGGTACCACTGCGCAGACGGTCCGAGTGAGCGCCGGTGCCTACGCCGGACACATGCCGGAACAGACGCTGTCGCTGGCCGCCGGTGCCGAACAGGTGCTGGACTGGAATGCCGCACCCACTGCAGGCTGGTATGACCTGCACCTGCAGGCCGGTGAACAGCAGCTGCGCCTGGCCGGTCGCGCCGAAGATGGTCGCCCCGGCAGCAGTGACCCGGCGATGGGCAGCCAGCCGCTGCGCTTCGAGCACGGCTGA
- a CDS encoding TonB-dependent receptor — protein MPMRASFPRLSLLALLIAPALDAMAAAPAADADTASTDARTLDQVQVIGQATSYAKTAVSAETLKRQMAMSSVNDALNEVPGVVVSEADATGSSVWGTQISMRGFVTNRDTQQIGTTIDGLPNGGSGYGGGSLANRYIDTLDLETVEVSQGTADISSRSNEALGGTLNFLTSDPLHDSRLRFVVGAGDNDARKYYVRYDTGLLGGHTRAWISASSAEVNDWIDGTGHASNDHIAGKFITELDRWTLTGYLSYNDADEPEYTSVTPQGFATQPDRDNLVGTLTGIPYLDQNYRSGSRALRENTFGYLRAAFDGGNGFKATMAAYGHRMQGRGDWLPPYLADVSADGAGRPESEYLGGRTVYGGGNLGQIYFVNPDGSAAQPIAGCTPRAGFSAEYDPNCYAGNVLGAQSYRHTHYDNDRMGVTADVEWRQTFGSVDNTIRGGLWVEKLDRTARRDWHRLLNVGQNIGFDHQPYWVQFDDRYKVDEQMYYIEDVARFGPFSARLGVKQFFVDQSRRRTIGANEQVSSDSKSDPLLSTGFTWAPGPEGMELFAGFSQNFAAIPSGVLGETDPQRFRNVEPETADNIELGLRISRWPLTASVTLYNIRFDNRIVYLPAGLVSGIDYLDETDGVYENFGGVESNGLEAAFGYGWDNGWRVNAAYTYNRSTYLGSGDAARDTELGIVDGAKVIGQAENTLVLSADWQGTNWNFGLSGRYLGSRYLDAANVNKLPSATVFNANIGFDLQGLSPRLKGMGANLVVSNLTDKRYLAGVDGRDSAFIGAPRTVGISFRVDL, from the coding sequence ATGCCCATGCGTGCGTCGTTCCCCCGCCTGTCCCTGCTGGCCCTGCTGATCGCCCCCGCCCTGGATGCCATGGCCGCAGCGCCTGCGGCCGACGCCGACACCGCCAGCACCGATGCGCGCACTCTGGACCAGGTGCAGGTGATCGGCCAGGCCACCAGCTACGCCAAGACCGCGGTCAGTGCCGAAACCCTGAAGCGACAGATGGCGATGAGCAGCGTGAACGATGCACTGAATGAAGTGCCGGGCGTGGTGGTCAGCGAAGCCGATGCCACCGGCTCGTCGGTGTGGGGCACGCAGATCAGCATGCGCGGCTTTGTCACCAACCGCGATACGCAGCAGATCGGCACCACCATCGACGGCCTGCCCAACGGCGGCTCCGGCTACGGCGGCGGTTCGCTGGCCAACCGCTACATCGACACGCTGGACCTGGAAACGGTGGAAGTCAGCCAGGGCACGGCCGATATTTCCTCGCGCTCCAACGAAGCACTCGGCGGCACGCTCAACTTCCTCACCAGCGACCCGCTGCACGACAGCCGCCTGCGTTTCGTGGTCGGCGCCGGTGACAACGACGCGCGCAAGTACTACGTGCGCTACGACACCGGTCTGCTGGGGGGCCACACCCGCGCCTGGATCAGCGCGTCCTCGGCCGAAGTAAACGACTGGATCGACGGCACCGGCCACGCCAGCAACGACCATATCGCCGGCAAATTCATCACCGAACTGGATCGCTGGACGCTGACCGGCTACCTGTCCTACAACGACGCCGACGAGCCGGAGTACACCAGCGTCACCCCGCAGGGCTTCGCCACCCAGCCCGACCGCGACAACCTGGTCGGCACCCTCACCGGCATTCCCTACCTGGACCAGAACTACCGTTCCGGTTCGCGCGCGCTGCGCGAGAACACCTTTGGCTACCTGCGCGCCGCATTCGACGGCGGCAATGGCTTCAAGGCCACGATGGCGGCCTACGGCCACCGCATGCAGGGCCGCGGTGACTGGCTGCCGCCCTACCTGGCCGATGTCAGCGCCGACGGCGCCGGCCGCCCCGAATCGGAATACCTGGGCGGCCGCACCGTGTACGGCGGCGGCAACCTGGGCCAGATCTACTTCGTGAACCCCGACGGCAGCGCCGCCCAGCCGATTGCCGGCTGCACGCCGCGCGCCGGCTTCAGCGCCGAGTACGATCCCAACTGCTACGCCGGCAACGTGCTGGGTGCGCAGTCCTACCGCCACACCCACTACGACAACGACCGCATGGGCGTGACTGCAGACGTGGAATGGCGGCAGACCTTCGGCAGCGTGGACAACACGATCCGTGGCGGCCTGTGGGTGGAGAAGCTGGACCGCACGGCGCGCCGCGACTGGCACCGCCTGCTCAACGTCGGCCAGAACATCGGCTTCGACCATCAGCCGTACTGGGTGCAGTTCGACGACCGTTACAAGGTCGATGAGCAGATGTACTACATCGAGGATGTGGCGCGCTTCGGCCCGTTCAGCGCCCGCCTGGGCGTGAAGCAGTTCTTCGTCGACCAGTCGCGCCGGCGCACCATCGGTGCCAACGAACAGGTCAGCAGCGACTCGAAATCCGACCCGCTGCTGTCCACCGGCTTCACCTGGGCCCCCGGCCCGGAAGGCATGGAGCTGTTCGCCGGCTTCTCGCAGAACTTCGCGGCCATCCCGTCCGGGGTGCTGGGCGAGACCGACCCGCAGCGCTTCCGCAACGTGGAACCGGAAACCGCCGACAACATCGAACTGGGCCTGCGCATCAGCCGCTGGCCGCTGACCGCGTCGGTCACCCTGTACAACATCCGCTTCGACAACCGCATCGTCTACCTGCCGGCCGGCCTGGTCAGTGGCATCGACTACCTGGACGAGACCGATGGCGTGTACGAGAACTTCGGCGGCGTGGAAAGCAATGGTCTGGAAGCCGCATTCGGCTATGGCTGGGACAACGGCTGGCGGGTCAACGCGGCCTACACCTACAACCGCTCCACCTATCTGGGCAGCGGTGATGCCGCCCGCGATACCGAACTGGGCATCGTGGACGGCGCCAAGGTGATCGGCCAAGCGGAAAACACCCTGGTGCTGTCGGCCGACTGGCAGGGCACGAACTGGAACTTCGGCCTGTCCGGCCGCTACCTGGGCAGTCGCTACCTGGATGCGGCCAACGTCAACAAGCTGCCCTCGGCCACCGTCTTCAACGCCAACATCGGCTTCGACCTGCAGGGCCTGTCGCCGCGCCTGAAGGGCATGGGCGCCAACCTGGTGGTGAGCAACCTGACCGACAAGCGGTATCTTGCAGGGGTGGATGGTCGCGATTCCGCCTTCATCGGCGCGCCGCGTACCGTTGGCATCTCTTTCCGTGTGGATCTGTGA
- a CDS encoding alpha/beta fold hydrolase, whose amino-acid sequence MKRLLLLLLACAGLWLAACSSSINAGSTSLSDRLVAPGGVSTLLDQPRLQAAIAALPTRHGFARGREGVPIFWRVFDPGDYGARYHYLPQHHQNGLPLDTGLSLALPHPFRAQAPRGTVVLLHGWMMNGDSMLPWSLQLAGQGYRVVTLDLRNHGQSGAGPSGYGTYESDDVVDVIAELRARGEIRGPLYLFGVSYGAATALFAADKLGDQVEGVVAMESFANAGVAIRTMIPHLMALQPEGLKAQMIAGYARWRYGGQDIDQVVAAAGQRLDLDLDQVDVARALADTRACVLLLHGQGDQHIPVSQGRELAQANPRAHYIEMRGEDHITLPLRLDLLAGVVDDWMARDAQHPAATCPAPRLPAQAHWRA is encoded by the coding sequence ATGAAGCGCCTGCTGCTGCTCCTGCTGGCGTGCGCCGGCCTGTGGCTGGCTGCATGCTCCTCCTCGATCAATGCCGGTTCCACCTCGCTCAGCGACCGTCTGGTCGCGCCGGGCGGGGTCTCGACCCTGCTGGACCAGCCGCGCCTGCAGGCGGCCATCGCCGCATTGCCCACCCGCCATGGTTTCGCCCGTGGTCGCGAGGGCGTACCGATCTTCTGGCGGGTGTTCGATCCGGGCGATTACGGCGCCCGCTACCACTACCTGCCGCAGCACCACCAGAATGGCCTGCCGCTGGATACCGGCCTGAGTCTTGCGCTGCCGCATCCATTCCGCGCACAGGCGCCGCGCGGCACCGTAGTGCTGCTGCACGGCTGGATGATGAACGGTGATTCGATGCTGCCGTGGTCGTTGCAGCTGGCCGGGCAGGGCTACCGGGTGGTGACCCTGGACCTGCGCAACCATGGCCAATCTGGGGCGGGGCCTTCCGGCTACGGCACCTACGAGTCCGATGATGTGGTGGATGTGATCGCCGAACTGCGCGCGCGCGGCGAGATACGCGGACCGCTCTACCTGTTCGGGGTGTCCTATGGCGCAGCCACCGCGCTGTTCGCGGCGGACAAGCTGGGTGACCAGGTCGAGGGTGTGGTGGCGATGGAGTCATTCGCCAATGCGGGCGTGGCCATCCGCACGATGATTCCGCACCTGATGGCGCTGCAGCCGGAAGGGCTGAAGGCGCAGATGATCGCCGGCTATGCCCGCTGGCGTTACGGCGGCCAGGATATCGATCAGGTGGTGGCCGCCGCCGGGCAGCGCCTGGACCTGGACCTGGACCAGGTGGACGTGGCCCGCGCCCTGGCCGATACCCGTGCCTGTGTGTTGCTGCTGCACGGCCAGGGCGACCAGCACATTCCGGTCAGCCAGGGCCGCGAACTGGCCCAGGCCAATCCGCGTGCGCATTACATCGAAATGCGCGGCGAGGACCACATCACCCTGCCGCTGCGCCTGGACCTGCTGGCCGGGGTGGTGGACGACTGGATGGCGCGCGACGCTCAGCATCCGGCGGCGACCTGTCCGGCGCCGCGCCTGCCGGCACAGGCGCATTGGCGGGCGTGA